A window of the Hordeum vulgare subsp. vulgare chromosome 5H, MorexV3_pseudomolecules_assembly, whole genome shotgun sequence genome harbors these coding sequences:
- the LOC123396383 gene encoding kinesin-like protein KIN-12F produces the protein MWMPPLSCSTGSGKTHTMLGEISELGVKPRSECGMAPRIFQFLIARIRTEEESRRDENLKYNCKCSFLEIYNEQITDLLDPSSTNLQLREDTRLGVYVENLTKREVTCVSDIITLLMQGSVNRKVSMTH, from the exons ATGTGGATGCCGCCGTTGTCGTGCTCG ACTGGAAGTGGAAAGACACACACAATGCTTGGTGAAATCAGTGAGTTGGGAGTGAAGCCTCGTTCAGAATGTGGCATGGCACCACGTATTTTTCAGTTCTTGATTGCGAGAATCAGAACG GAAGAAGAGAGCAGGAGGGATGAGAATCTTAAGTACAACTGCAAGTGTTCTTTCCTGGAGATCTACAATGAACAAATTACAGATCTTCTTGACCCGTCATCCACAAATCTTCAA CTCCGCGAAGATACGCGGCTTGGTGTCTATGTTGAAAATTTGACTAAACGCGAAGTTACATGTGTTAGTGACATCATAACACTTTTGATGCAG GGTTCTGTGAATAGGAAAGTGTCTATGACACACTGA